The following are encoded in a window of Geobacter metallireducens GS-15 genomic DNA:
- the gcvPA gene encoding aminomethyl-transferring glycine dehydrogenase subunit GcvPA — MSTASYCPNTPEEVREMLAAMGAASIDDLFQPIPPGLRARSFDLPAGMSEFEMLRRFEHLAGKNAQHLAHFVGGGYYDHLIPAVVDHLSGRAEFYTAYTPYQPECSQGTLQALFEYQTAICRLTGMEVSNASLYDGGTALAEAAMMALRITGRNRLVIDGAVNPFHREVVRTYLANLDVELVEIGPKLGMEDDLRLRAAIDDATAAVLVQNPNFFGSVSDFRKLAADAHAAGALLVVSAYPVALGLIESPGAMGADVVVGDGQSLGNPLSFGGPSFGFIASRKEYIRNLPGRIIGETVDKKGQRGFVLTLQAREQHIKRHKATSNICSNQSLCALRGLIFLSSLGAQGFAELARLNYDKAEYAKKVLGSLSGVEVMNGGATFNEFTVCLPTIAEEVVTALLRKGVAAGVPLSPYYPEMERCMVVTVTEKRTREEIDTLARHLEGILCS, encoded by the coding sequence ATGAGCACTGCCAGCTACTGCCCCAACACGCCAGAGGAGGTACGGGAGATGCTGGCCGCCATGGGCGCGGCGAGCATCGACGACCTGTTCCAGCCGATTCCGCCGGGGTTGCGGGCCCGCTCCTTTGATCTCCCTGCGGGGATGTCCGAGTTCGAGATGCTCCGCCGGTTCGAGCACCTGGCCGGGAAGAACGCCCAGCACCTCGCACACTTTGTCGGCGGCGGCTACTACGACCACCTGATCCCGGCCGTGGTGGACCACCTTTCGGGGCGGGCCGAATTCTACACCGCCTACACCCCGTACCAGCCCGAATGCTCCCAGGGGACCCTCCAGGCCCTCTTCGAGTACCAGACCGCCATCTGCCGCCTCACCGGCATGGAGGTCTCCAACGCCTCCCTCTACGACGGCGGCACGGCCCTGGCTGAGGCGGCCATGATGGCCCTGCGGATCACGGGGCGAAACCGCCTCGTCATCGACGGGGCCGTGAACCCCTTTCACCGGGAGGTCGTCAGGACCTACCTGGCCAACCTGGACGTGGAGCTGGTGGAGATCGGGCCCAAGCTCGGCATGGAGGACGACCTGCGGCTCCGGGCCGCCATCGACGACGCCACTGCCGCGGTCCTCGTCCAGAACCCCAACTTCTTCGGGAGCGTGAGCGACTTCCGCAAGCTGGCTGCCGACGCCCATGCCGCCGGGGCGCTCCTGGTGGTCTCCGCCTACCCGGTGGCCCTGGGGCTCATCGAGAGCCCCGGCGCCATGGGGGCCGATGTCGTGGTGGGGGACGGCCAGAGCCTTGGCAACCCCCTCTCCTTCGGGGGGCCCTCCTTCGGCTTCATCGCCAGCCGCAAGGAGTACATCCGCAACTTGCCGGGCCGGATCATCGGCGAGACCGTGGACAAAAAGGGACAACGGGGCTTCGTCCTCACCCTTCAGGCCCGTGAACAGCACATCAAGCGCCACAAGGCCACCTCCAACATCTGCAGCAACCAGAGCCTCTGCGCCCTGCGGGGGCTCATCTTTCTCTCCAGTCTCGGCGCCCAGGGGTTTGCGGAGCTGGCGCGGCTCAACTACGATAAGGCCGAGTACGCGAAAAAGGTCCTCGGCTCCCTCTCTGGGGTCGAGGTGATGAACGGCGGTGCCACCTTCAACGAGTTCACCGTCTGTCTCCCCACGATCGCCGAGGAGGTGGTCACGGCGCTCCTGCGGAAAGGGGTCGCCGCCGGTGTTCCCCTGAGCCCCTACTATCCGGAGATGGAGCGGTGCATGGTGGTGACCGTGACCGAGAAGCGGACCCGGGAGGAGATCGACACCCTGGCCCGGCACCTGGAGGGTATCCTATGCAGCTGA
- the lipA gene encoding lipoyl synthase, with amino-acid sequence MTIVRKPQWLQKKINPAAHAGMEGLLGELRLHTVCQEARCPNITECFRERQATFLILGAACTRLCSFCNVTKQTPIPPDPGEPDRVAEAIRRLGLSHVVITSPTRDDLPDGGAGHYAETVAAIRSASPATTVELLIPDYLGNRESLARVVASAPAIIGHNVETVPRLYQIRAGADYGRSLGVLRTLRELDPVVRSKSGIMLGLGEAEEEVLAVFADLRSVGCSYLSIGQYLAPSKSHHPVREFIPPECFERYRAAALATGFAHVESGPYVRSSYHAARYDGQL; translated from the coding sequence ATGACCATCGTCCGCAAGCCCCAGTGGCTGCAAAAGAAGATCAACCCCGCGGCCCACGCCGGCATGGAGGGGCTTCTGGGGGAGCTGCGCCTTCACACGGTCTGTCAGGAGGCCCGCTGCCCCAACATTACCGAGTGCTTCCGGGAGCGACAGGCGACCTTCCTCATCCTGGGGGCCGCATGCACCCGCCTCTGCTCCTTCTGCAACGTGACGAAACAGACACCCATCCCTCCCGACCCGGGCGAGCCGGACCGGGTTGCGGAGGCGATCCGCCGCCTTGGTCTCTCCCACGTGGTCATCACGAGCCCCACCCGGGACGACCTCCCCGACGGCGGTGCCGGCCACTATGCCGAAACCGTCGCCGCCATCCGGAGTGCGTCTCCCGCCACCACGGTGGAGCTCCTCATTCCTGATTACCTCGGCAACCGCGAGAGCCTCGCCCGGGTCGTCGCCTCGGCGCCGGCCATCATCGGCCACAATGTCGAGACGGTGCCGCGCCTCTACCAAATCCGGGCCGGGGCCGACTACGGCCGCTCCCTTGGAGTGCTCCGGACCCTGCGTGAACTGGACCCTGTCGTGCGAAGCAAGTCGGGAATCATGCTCGGCCTCGGCGAGGCGGAGGAGGAGGTGCTGGCGGTTTTCGCCGACCTGCGGTCGGTGGGGTGTTCCTACCTCAGCATCGGCCAGTACCTGGCCCCCAGCAAGAGCCACCATCCCGTCAGGGAATTCATTCCTCCCGAATGTTTCGAAAGATACCGGGCAGCGGCCCTGGCCACGGGGTTTGCCCACGTGGAGAGCGGCCCCTACGTGAGGAGTTCCTACCACGCGGCCCGTTACGACGGGCAACTGTGA
- a CDS encoding dodecin: MSYGDDRIYKKVEIIGVSKRGLEAAIQAAVAKAHKSLDKLSWFEVQDIRGHVGDDGMIAEYQVVLKVAFEIKE, from the coding sequence ATGAGCTACGGTGACGACAGGATTTACAAAAAGGTTGAGATTATCGGGGTGTCGAAGCGGGGGTTGGAGGCGGCCATCCAGGCGGCCGTGGCCAAGGCTCACAAGTCGCTGGACAAGCTCTCCTGGTTCGAGGTCCAGGATATCCGCGGCCATGTCGGGGACGACGGCATGATCGCCGAATATCAGGTGGTGCTGAAGGTGGCGTTCGAGATCAAGGAGTAA
- the gcvH gene encoding glycine cleavage system protein GcvH, with product MEIYFTKEHEWVKVKEGVALVGITEHAAHQLGDVTFVELPKVGKVVKQFEVLAAIESVKAASDIYAPVSGTVTQVNEALEERPEIVNEAAEDAGWMAIMDMEDPAELQKLMTRDQYDEYVRSLG from the coding sequence ATGGAAATCTATTTCACCAAGGAGCACGAGTGGGTCAAGGTCAAGGAAGGAGTTGCGTTGGTGGGGATCACCGAGCATGCGGCCCACCAGTTGGGGGATGTGACTTTCGTGGAGCTTCCGAAAGTGGGTAAGGTCGTGAAGCAGTTCGAGGTCCTGGCGGCCATCGAGTCGGTGAAGGCGGCCAGCGACATCTACGCCCCGGTTTCCGGCACGGTGACCCAGGTGAACGAGGCCCTTGAAGAGCGCCCCGAGATCGTCAACGAGGCGGCCGAGGACGCCGGCTGGATGGCAATTATGGACATGGAGGATCCGGCCGAGCTCCAGAAGCTCATGACCCGCGACCAGTATGACGAGTACGTGAGGAGCCTCGGATGA
- the gcvPB gene encoding aminomethyl-transferring glycine dehydrogenase subunit GcvPB, translated as MQLIYEKSVPGRRGVRLPASDVPAAPELPAALRRKEPAALPEASELDVVRHFTGLSRRNFSVDTNFYPLGSCTMKYNAKVLEEAARLFAPYHPMVPLLPHGSSFSQGCLGLAYELGAALAEITGMDEVTTQPLAGAHGEMTGIMLIAAYHEAKGNKKKYVVVPDSSHGTNPASATMVGYEIITVPTAPYGDMDLDRFREVMTDEVAAVMMTCPNTLGLFNPHIQEICDIAHDHDALMYYDGANLNAILGKVRPGDVGFDVIHLNLHKTFGTPHGGGGPGSGPVGVKKQLVPFLPSPRIVKYDDGCYGVDAPAHGSIGRTSGFFGNFGVMAKAFAYITMVGREGLIQVSEQAVLNANYVMHRLKDVYDLPYDQTCMHECVFSAARQVKSGVHAIDIAKFLIDRGYHPPTVYFPLIVKEAIMIEPTETESKETLDAFIAVMREAAELAESDPAAFAEMPRTMPVTRLDETKAAREQNVCYFGC; from the coding sequence ATGCAGCTGATCTATGAGAAATCGGTCCCGGGCCGAAGGGGAGTGCGCCTCCCGGCCAGTGACGTCCCCGCTGCCCCGGAGCTTCCGGCGGCGCTTCGCCGGAAGGAGCCGGCGGCACTCCCCGAGGCGAGCGAGTTGGACGTGGTGCGCCACTTCACGGGGCTCTCCCGCCGCAACTTCTCGGTGGACACCAATTTTTACCCCCTGGGCTCCTGTACCATGAAGTACAACGCCAAGGTCCTGGAGGAGGCGGCGCGGCTCTTCGCCCCCTACCATCCCATGGTGCCGCTCCTTCCCCATGGCTCTTCCTTCAGCCAGGGGTGCCTGGGGCTCGCCTATGAACTGGGGGCGGCCCTCGCCGAGATCACCGGCATGGACGAGGTGACCACCCAACCCCTGGCCGGCGCCCACGGCGAGATGACCGGCATCATGCTCATCGCCGCCTACCACGAGGCCAAGGGGAACAAGAAGAAGTACGTGGTGGTCCCCGACTCCTCCCATGGCACCAACCCGGCCTCCGCCACCATGGTGGGATACGAGATCATCACCGTCCCGACGGCCCCCTACGGCGACATGGACCTGGACAGATTCCGGGAGGTGATGACCGACGAGGTGGCGGCAGTCATGATGACCTGCCCCAACACCCTGGGGCTCTTCAACCCCCACATACAGGAGATCTGCGACATCGCCCACGACCACGACGCCCTCATGTACTACGACGGCGCCAACCTGAACGCCATCCTCGGCAAGGTCCGCCCCGGCGACGTGGGATTCGATGTGATCCATCTGAACCTTCACAAGACCTTCGGCACCCCCCACGGCGGGGGCGGTCCCGGGAGCGGCCCGGTCGGGGTGAAGAAGCAACTGGTCCCCTTCCTTCCCTCTCCCCGGATCGTGAAATACGACGACGGTTGCTACGGGGTCGATGCCCCGGCCCACGGGAGCATCGGCCGTACCTCTGGCTTCTTCGGCAACTTCGGGGTCATGGCCAAGGCCTTTGCCTACATCACCATGGTGGGCCGCGAGGGGCTCATCCAGGTGAGCGAGCAGGCGGTCCTGAACGCCAACTACGTGATGCACCGCCTGAAGGACGTGTACGACCTCCCCTATGACCAGACCTGCATGCACGAGTGCGTCTTCTCGGCGGCCCGGCAGGTGAAGAGCGGCGTCCATGCCATCGACATCGCCAAGTTCCTCATCGACCGGGGCTACCATCCTCCCACGGTCTACTTCCCGCTCATCGTCAAGGAGGCGATCATGATCGAGCCCACCGAGACCGAGAGCAAGGAGACCCTGGACGCCTTCATCGCCGTCATGCGCGAGGCGGCGGAACTGGCCGAGTCCGATCCGGCCGCCTTTGCCGAGATGCCCCGGACCATGCCGGTCACCCGCCTCGACGAGACCAAGGCGGCCCGGGAGCAGAATGTCTGCTACTTTGGCTGCTGA
- the gcvT gene encoding glycine cleavage system aminomethyltransferase GcvT, with the protein MEPLKNTPLCAEHEKLNALMAPFGGWNMPIQYEGIIAEHRWCREKAALFDICHMGEFHFKGDIVASGLEDVFTFSVKSIPVGRSRYGFLLNENGGVIDDLIVFRLADDEAMVVVNAATIEKDFAAISARLCGGEFRDISAETGKLDLQGPLSREVLSGVVGPEIAAIPYFKFIRTKVLGVDAIVSRTGYTGELGYEIFLPAEKSAELWTRFLSDERVKPAGLGARDVLRLEMGYSLYGSDIDEATTPLEAGLEAFVNFDKAFVGKEALLKQRAEGVKRLKVAFDVTSRRSPRHDYEIHFEGERVGTVTSGVFSPMLGCGIGMGYVNPSVATLGAPLTITHEKVSMEATVVELPFYRGGSLRS; encoded by the coding sequence ATGGAACCCCTCAAGAACACCCCCCTTTGCGCTGAACACGAGAAGCTGAACGCCCTCATGGCCCCCTTCGGCGGCTGGAACATGCCGATCCAGTACGAGGGGATCATTGCCGAGCACCGTTGGTGCCGGGAGAAGGCGGCCCTCTTCGACATCTGCCACATGGGAGAGTTTCACTTCAAGGGGGACATTGTCGCCTCGGGGCTTGAAGACGTCTTTACCTTCTCCGTTAAGTCGATCCCGGTGGGGCGCTCCCGCTACGGGTTCCTCCTGAACGAAAACGGCGGTGTCATTGACGACCTCATCGTCTTCCGCCTGGCCGATGACGAGGCCATGGTGGTGGTGAACGCCGCCACCATCGAGAAAGACTTTGCCGCCATCTCTGCCCGGCTCTGCGGCGGGGAGTTCCGGGATATTTCGGCTGAAACTGGCAAGCTGGACCTCCAGGGGCCCCTCTCCCGCGAGGTCCTTTCCGGCGTCGTTGGCCCGGAGATTGCCGCCATCCCCTACTTCAAGTTCATCCGGACGAAGGTCCTCGGCGTTGATGCCATCGTGAGCCGCACCGGCTACACCGGCGAGTTGGGGTACGAGATCTTCCTTCCGGCGGAAAAGAGCGCGGAGCTCTGGACCCGGTTCCTCTCCGACGAGCGGGTGAAGCCCGCCGGCCTCGGCGCCCGGGATGTGCTCCGGCTGGAGATGGGGTACAGCCTCTACGGGAGCGACATCGACGAGGCCACCACCCCCCTTGAGGCGGGGCTTGAGGCCTTCGTCAACTTCGACAAGGCGTTCGTTGGCAAAGAGGCGCTCCTGAAGCAGCGGGCCGAAGGGGTGAAGCGGCTCAAGGTGGCCTTCGACGTCACTTCCCGCCGTTCCCCCCGCCACGACTATGAAATCCACTTCGAGGGGGAGCGGGTCGGCACCGTCACCAGCGGCGTCTTCTCCCCCATGCTCGGTTGCGGCATCGGCATGGGATACGTGAATCCCTCGGTGGCCACCCTCGGCGCGCCCCTAACCATAACTCACGAGAAGGTGAGCATGGAGGCGACGGTGGTGGAGCTTCCCTTCTACCGGGGCGGGTCGCTTCGTTCATAA
- a CDS encoding FKBP-type peptidyl-prolyl cis-trans isomerase, which yields MAQAKKGDTVKVHYTGKLTTGEIFDSSEESGSGPLEFTIGEGDVIPGFEEAVIGMNAGDAKTVTIPVDQAYGPRQEELVAAVEREYLPQDAEPKLGQQYEVTQDDGQVFNVTVTEMTDTTVTLDANHPLAGRDLVFEIKLVEIA from the coding sequence ATGGCACAGGCAAAAAAGGGTGATACCGTCAAGGTTCACTATACCGGCAAGCTCACCACCGGCGAGATCTTCGATTCTTCCGAAGAGAGCGGGAGCGGCCCCCTTGAGTTCACCATCGGCGAGGGCGACGTGATCCCCGGCTTCGAGGAGGCGGTGATCGGCATGAATGCCGGCGATGCGAAGACGGTGACGATCCCCGTGGACCAGGCCTATGGCCCCAGGCAGGAAGAGCTGGTGGCCGCGGTGGAGCGGGAGTATCTCCCTCAGGATGCCGAGCCGAAGCTGGGGCAGCAGTACGAGGTGACCCAGGATGACGGCCAGGTCTTTAACGTGACCGTGACGGAGATGACCGACACCACCGTGACCCTTGATGCCAACCATCCATTGGCTGGCCGGGACCTGGTCTTCGAGATCAAGCTGGTCGAAATCGCCTGA
- a CDS encoding lipoate--protein ligase family protein, whose amino-acid sequence MSATLAADGSPNLTRWRLVDTGPLDGPANMAVDEALLLHFDPAASLPVLRLYGWEPPAFSVGRFQRAEDALHLERCAAAGIPVVRRITGGGVIYHAAELTYAVVCAPRHISDAQGVKESFRALTGFLIRFYGTLGFEASWAVDSQPPGKRLGVRTPLCFAGQEEYDIVSGGRKIGGNAQRRLKDVIFQHGSVPLRCALAEALPFFRQPPAGLLEGAASLAQLGVTADSAWLRERLVAAFAESLGVDLVLAVLTAEEEATAARLGAERYGKAAWNLHGETP is encoded by the coding sequence ATGTCTGCTACTTTGGCTGCTGATGGTTCTCCCAACCTGACCCGCTGGCGCCTCGTGGACACCGGCCCCCTGGACGGCCCCGCCAACATGGCGGTGGACGAGGCGCTTCTTCTCCATTTCGACCCTGCTGCATCGCTGCCGGTGCTCCGCCTCTACGGGTGGGAGCCACCGGCTTTTTCCGTAGGGCGGTTCCAGCGGGCCGAGGATGCGCTTCACCTGGAGCGGTGCGCGGCCGCCGGCATTCCCGTGGTGCGGCGGATCACCGGCGGCGGGGTTATCTACCACGCCGCAGAGTTGACCTATGCCGTGGTCTGCGCCCCGCGCCATATTTCCGACGCACAGGGAGTCAAGGAATCGTTTCGGGCCCTCACCGGCTTCCTCATTCGCTTTTACGGTACTCTCGGGTTCGAGGCATCCTGGGCCGTGGATTCCCAACCGCCAGGGAAGCGCTTAGGCGTGCGAACTCCCCTTTGTTTTGCCGGCCAGGAAGAATACGATATCGTTTCCGGCGGGAGAAAGATCGGCGGCAACGCCCAGCGGCGGCTGAAGGATGTGATCTTCCAACATGGCTCGGTGCCGTTGCGTTGCGCCCTGGCCGAGGCACTTCCCTTTTTCCGCCAGCCTCCCGCCGGCCTCCTGGAGGGGGCCGCGAGCCTTGCCCAACTGGGGGTGACGGCTGATTCGGCATGGTTGCGGGAGCGGCTTGTCGCCGCTTTTGCTGAAAGCCTCGGCGTCGACCTCGTTCTTGCGGTCCTCACCGCCGAGGAAGAGGCGACCGCGGCCCGCCTCGGCGCGGAGCGTTACGGGAAAGCTGCCTGGAACCTGCACGGAGAAACGCCATGA
- a CDS encoding NfeD family protein: MVCEWWYWIVFGFALIGFELLFPSFTMVWFGLGALMVGGWSLFWGGFGLLVHVAIWVAVSAACSLCWRRYLRRRSSQGGGQDTSSPPFDGCSSVAGRAVHMVSRQGHLLRVVKL; this comes from the coding sequence GTGGTGTGCGAATGGTGGTACTGGATAGTCTTCGGCTTCGCCTTGATAGGTTTTGAACTTCTTTTCCCCTCGTTCACCATGGTTTGGTTCGGGCTCGGTGCCCTTATGGTTGGGGGCTGGTCGCTTTTCTGGGGTGGCTTCGGCCTGCTGGTGCACGTTGCCATCTGGGTTGCGGTGTCGGCGGCCTGTTCCCTCTGCTGGCGCAGGTACCTGAGGCGCAGGTCAAGCCAGGGGGGAGGGCAGGATACCTCCTCACCCCCTTTTGACGGATGCTCCTCCGTGGCGGGCCGGGCTGTTCACATGGTTTCCCGGCAGGGGCATCTGCTGAGAGTGGTCAAACTCTGA